In Chromobacterium rhizoryzae, one genomic interval encodes:
- a CDS encoding BON domain-containing protein, producing MKRRVFAVLLAAGFSSALSGCFGVVAAGAAGGALVATDRRTSGAYVDDQGIELKAADQIGKLLPSAHVNTTSFNRAVLLTGEVPSEQARQQAELTARGIPNVRRVFNYTVVAPASGFSERSSDTWVTSKARTRLLDGKGYNPNNVKVVTERGVVYMLGMVTQAEGAAAAKVVSETSGVQKVVTLFEYINDIAQ from the coding sequence ATGAAGCGTCGCGTATTCGCGGTATTGCTGGCTGCTGGCTTCAGCAGCGCTCTGAGCGGTTGTTTCGGCGTAGTGGCGGCGGGCGCGGCCGGCGGCGCCTTGGTGGCCACGGATCGCCGCACCAGCGGCGCCTATGTGGACGACCAGGGCATAGAATTGAAAGCCGCCGACCAGATCGGCAAGCTGTTGCCGTCCGCCCACGTCAACACCACCAGCTTCAACCGCGCGGTGTTGCTGACCGGCGAAGTGCCCAGCGAGCAGGCGCGCCAGCAGGCGGAGCTGACCGCGCGCGGCATCCCCAATGTGCGCCGCGTGTTCAACTACACCGTGGTGGCGCCGGCGTCCGGCTTCTCCGAGCGCAGCAGCGACACCTGGGTGACCAGCAAGGCGCGCACCCGCCTGCTGGACGGCAAGGGCTATAACCCGAACAACGTCAAAGTGGTGACCGAGCGCGGCGTGGTCTACATGCTGGGCATGGTGACCCAGGCGGAAGGCGCGGCGGCGGCCAAGGTGGTCAGCGAGACCTCCGGCGTGCAGAAAGTGGTGACCTTGTTCGAATACATCAACGACATCGCGCAGTAA
- a CDS encoding phosphoheptose isomerase, which yields MDLIDRVSGHFLESIAVKQEAMELLSPAIAAAAEQMVACLMNEGKILTCGNGGSAADAQNFAAEMVGRFEKERPGLAAISLATDSSVLSAIGNDYDFDMVFSKQVRALGHTNDLLLAISASGNAANVIEAIYAAHERGMSVIALTGMDGGKVAEILSPEDIQLIVPALRRCRIQEVHTLMVHALCDTIDYMLLGGE from the coding sequence ATGGATTTGATTGACCGCGTCAGCGGGCATTTCCTGGAAAGCATCGCCGTCAAGCAAGAGGCGATGGAGTTGTTGTCGCCGGCGATAGCCGCGGCGGCGGAACAGATGGTGGCTTGCCTGATGAACGAAGGCAAGATTTTGACCTGCGGCAACGGCGGTTCGGCGGCGGATGCGCAGAACTTCGCCGCGGAAATGGTCGGGCGCTTTGAGAAGGAACGCCCGGGCCTGGCGGCGATTTCATTGGCCACCGACAGCTCGGTCTTGAGCGCGATCGGCAACGATTACGATTTCGACATGGTGTTTTCCAAACAGGTCAGGGCCTTGGGCCACACCAACGACCTGCTGCTGGCGATTTCCGCGTCCGGCAACGCCGCCAATGTGATCGAGGCCATCTACGCGGCGCATGAGCGCGGCATGAGCGTGATCGCCCTGACCGGCATGGACGGCGGCAAGGTGGCCGAAATCCTGTCGCCGGAAGACATACAGCTGATTGTGCCGGCGCTGCGTCGCTGCCGGATTCAGGAAGTGCACACCCTGATGGTCCACGCCCTGTGCGACACCATCGATTACATGTTGTTGGGAGGTGAATGA
- a CDS encoding YraN family protein — MNLQGRLAEDKALAWLLRRGLTLVERNWSCRGGEIDLIMRDGRYWVFIEVRHRASAAFGGAAASIGAAKQRKLMLAAEVYLSQKGIDAPCRFDAVLTVGEAEPQWLQNIFM; from the coding sequence GTGAATCTTCAAGGCCGGCTTGCCGAGGACAAGGCGCTGGCCTGGCTGCTGAGGCGGGGCCTGACGCTGGTGGAGCGCAACTGGTCCTGCCGCGGCGGCGAAATCGATCTGATCATGCGCGATGGGCGCTACTGGGTGTTTATCGAGGTGCGCCATCGCGCCAGCGCGGCCTTCGGCGGCGCGGCCGCCAGCATAGGGGCGGCCAAGCAAAGGAAACTCATGCTGGCCGCCGAGGTCTATCTGTCCCAAAAGGGAATAGACGCGCCATGCCGTTTTGACGCGGTATTGACCGTGGGCGAGGCGGAGCCGCAGTGGTTGCAGAATATTTTCATGTAG